CCGTACATCAGGTCGTAGACGATGGCCCCCTCGAAGAACACACCGGGAAGCGCGGGCAAGACCCCGGAAAGGCCGGCGGCCGTGGCATTGATCACGACATCGAAGGGTGACGCGCCCCCGACGCCGGTGTCCGCGACGCCCGCCCGCGCATCGCGGCATGAGGCAACCAGATCCCGGGCCCGTTTAGGGGTGCGATTGAAGATGGCGAGGTGGGCAATGCCCGCATCCAGCAAGGGGCCCGCGATTCCCTGGGCGGCGCCCCCCGCCCCCACCAGCAAGACCCGGTGACCCCGCAAGCGCCAGCCGTGATTCACGGTGAGGTCGCGGATGAGACCCAGGCCGTCGGTATTGTCCCCGACCCACGCCCCATTCTCCCATGACAGCGTATTGACGGCGTGCGCGCGGGTCGCCTCCGCCGAGGCACGCATGGCCAGGGCGAAGGCCTCGCCCTTCAAGGGTACGGTGATA
The DNA window shown above is from Acidiferrobacter sp. SPIII_3 and carries:
- the aroE gene encoding shikimate dehydrogenase; translated protein: MSLYAVLGHPIDHSLSPRIHEAFGALTGRLVRYERREVHPGALARALAAFAADGGRGANITVPLKGEAFALAMRASAEATRAHAVNTLSWENGAWVGDNTDGLGLIRDLTVNHGWRLRGHRVLLVGAGGAAQGIAGPLLDAGIAHLAIFNRTPKRARDLVASCRDARAGVADTGVGGASPFDVVINATAAGLSGVLPALPGVFFEGAIVYDLMYGPKARAFLSHARAHGAREVADGLGMLVEQAAESFWLWHGARPPTLPVLEQLRAEVDAR